Proteins from a genomic interval of Chanos chanos chromosome 3, fChaCha1.1, whole genome shotgun sequence:
- the hip1r gene encoding huntingtin-interacting protein 1-related protein → MASKSKSDKTDKSEKQLAAEKEQFVKLQLQSVSKCITTAETPLKEKYARRIILGTHTESGAVTFWSHAVSLPLSSNAILSWKYCHMVHKLLRDGHPNTLRDTRGHAPSIKQMGTLWGNLHDRYGHIVALYAKLLCIKIDFHVKHSEIPPNLEAPEEVLERAIATDINKVFETTLEVLDYMDAALKLEDTVFRQLESNKTSSTTAVGQCRLAPLVLVIQDCGPLYHFLVKLLFKLHSRVQVDTLLEQRERFRDQFDGLTKFFEKARGIEFFKTIIQIPELPDSPPNFLRAASLADHVKPVVVQNEQPLYDDDAETQIDGSEMGYPMHYGFNPFSDMTNDIPFQRETETDSVRKELEALKPELHQVKIEAQHAVTHLKAQVSKLEDDLEDQRTHKQMALVENERLRMEVEALRVQNAVSVSSQASVEEAGSRAQAAQMHFTKLKEKHAELVSRHADLMRKNTETVKLLSSSQQAQEELVKARQQMAAELEQLRRGNSTQADSQRLEIERLKREVEKGRAELAQVQGTLHSKETAGDQLSSVLVGLQAEKERLLQTIREQEAELANLRQAAQLHQTSLQQERERSQREIAALQGQLQEKSRLAEEQRLEIDRLKRELEERRAEAFTAQSALQSKETAGDQLSSVLVGLQAEKEVLLRSVREQEAELFNLRQTAQLHQATLQQEREKSQREVGTLQNQLQAKLARETVLQQKLQDEQFALLQCAVVEAEGIILDAVAKLDDPIHVRCTSSPDYLINRAETTLVSIDKMQQSQTCYLRNMDDASGLLRSVTQFSHLVADTIVNGAATSHSAPTDQADRLTDNCRDCATHCLQFLKELKLKPTLLRADPTAIRYVVQRILSQGQELRPKGADVRQEELGDMVDKEMAATSTAIEEAVLRMDEILNQARRDTSGLKLEVNQSIIGSCSDLMKAIHMLVTAATDLQKDIVESGRGAASVKEFYAKNSRWTEGLISASKAVGWGATQMLDSADKVVTDRGKYEELIVCSHEIAASTAQLVAASKVKADRSNKKLQTLQQASRHVNDMAAVVVTSTKAGQMRFEDHKALDFSNISLIKLKTEEMESQVKVLELESRLASERVRLGELRKKHYELSGIPTDLSANTKTESFASALPSTSPDLPWPEPPPPEMLWPEAPLPEPPKPEPTKTTSSVRSIFQKPGTLLRNAYRYSFMLQLLRKIIS, encoded by the exons atggCATCTAAATCAAAGTCAGATAAAACGGATAAGTCTGAGAAACAGCTGGCCGCGGAAAAAGAGCAGTTCGTTAAACTTCAG CTCCAGAGCGTCAGTAAATGCATCACGACGGCGGAGACGCCGCTAAAGGAGAAATACGCACGCA GGATTATACTGGGCACCCACACAGAGAGTGGGGCTGTGACCTTCTGGTCCCATGCTGTCAGTTTGCCACTGTCCAGCAATGCCATCCTCAGCTGGAAGTACTGTCACATGGTTCACAAGCTCTTACGTGATGGCCACCCTAAT ACCCTCCGAGACACCCGTGGTCACGCTCCTAGTATTAAACAAATGGGAACGTTGTGG ggAAACCTGCATGATCGCTATGGCCATATAGTAGCTCTTTATGCCAAGCTGCTGTGTATTAAAATTGACTTCCATGTGAAG CACTCTGAAATCCCACCCAATCTAGAAGCTCCTGAAGAGGTTCTTGAGAGGGCCATTGCAACAGACATCAACAAAGT GTTTGAAACAACTCTAGAGGTGCTTGATTACATGGATGCTGCATTAAAGTTGGAAGACACAG TTTTCCGACAGCTGGAGTCAAACAAAACCAGTTCAACCACAGCGGTGGGACAGTGCCGTCTGGCCCCCCTGGTTTTGGTCATCCAGGACTGCGGTCCTCTCTATCACTTCCTGGTCAAACTCCTCTTCAAACTACACAGCC GTGTACAGGTGGACACGCTGCTGGAGCAGAGGGAACGATTCCGAGACCAGTTCGATGG CCTTACAAAGTTCTTTGAAAAAGCCAGAGGGATCGagttttttaaaacaatcatCCAGATTCCAGAGCTCCCGGAT TCGCCTCCAAACTTCCTGCGTGCGGCCTCGTTGGCCGACCACGTGAAACCTGTGGTGGTCCAGAACGAGCAGCCGCTGTACGATGACGAcgcagagacacagatagacGGCAGTGAAATGGGTTATCCTATG CATTACGGATTCAATCCATTCTCTGACATGACTAATGATATCCCTTTTCAGAG GGAAACGGAGACCGACTCTGTGAGGAAGGAACTTGAAGCGTTGAAACCGGAGCTCCACCAGGTCAAAATTGAG GCTCAGCATGCCGTAACCCACTTGAAGGCTCAGGTGTCAAAGCTGGAGGACGACCTGGAGGACCAGCGGACTCATAAACAGATGGCCCTGGTGGAGAACGAGCGGCTGCGGATGGAGGTGGAGGCCCTGAGGGTTCAGAACGCTGTCAGCGTCAGCTCCCAGGCCAGCGTGGAGGAGGCCGGCA GTAGAGCACAGGCTGCACAGATGCATTTTACCAAGCTGAAGGAGAAACATGCTGAGCTTGTCTCCAGACATGCTGATCTAATGAGAAAG aacaCAGAGACGGTGAAGTTGCTGTCCAGCAGTCAGCAggcccaggaggagctggtcaAGGCCAGACAGCAGATGGCAGCAGAGCTTGAGCAGCTCAGACGGGGGAACAGCACACAG GCAGATTCGCAGAGATTAGAGATTGAGCGACTGAAGCGTGAGGTGGAGAAGGGGAGAGCTGAGCTGGCGCAGGTGCAAGGCACTCTCCACAGTAAAGAGACG gcggGTGACCAGTTGAGCAGTGTGTTAGTGGGACTGCAGGCTGAGAAGGAGAGACTCTTGCAGACGATTCGAGAGCAGGAGGCTGAGCTGGCCAACCTGCGACAAGCGGCTCAGCTTCACCAGACCTCGctgcagcaggagagagagaggagtcagagagagatcGCTGCATTACAGGGCCAACTACAAGAGAAG TCGCGCCTTGCGGAGGAGCAGAGGTTGGAGATTGACAGACTgaagagagagttagaggagagaagagcTGAGGCATTCACTGCACAGAGTGCCCTGCAGAGTAAAGAGACG GCGGGAGACCAGTTGAGCAGTGTGTTAGTGGGCCTGCAGGCGGAGAAGGAGGTGCTGCTCCGATCGGTGAGAGAGCAGGAGGCTGAGCTTTTTAACCTGCGGCAGACGGCTCAGCTGCACCAGGCCACTctgcagcaggagagagagaagagccagAGAGAAGTGGGGACTCTGCAGAACCAGCTCCAGGCCAAG TTGGCTCGGGAGACTGTGCTGCAGCAGAAGCTTCAGGATGAGCAGTTTGCGCTCCTGCagtgtgctgtggtggaggctGAGGGGATTATACTGGACGCTGTGGCCAAACTGGACGACCCCATCCATGTGCGCTGCACAAGCTCACCAG ACTATTTGATCAACCGGGCGGAGACAACTTTGGTTTCCATTGACAAGATGCAGCAGAGTCAGACATGTTACCTGAGGAACATGGATG acGCCAGCGGCCTGCTCAGGTCCGTCACCCAGTTCTCCCACTTGGTCGCAGACACTATTGTCAATGGAGCAGCCACATCCCACTCCGCACCCACTGACCAAGCTGACC GTCTGACTGACAACTGCAGAGACTGCGCCACTCACTGCCTCCAGTTCCTCAAAGAGCTGAAGCTCAAGCCCACGCTGCTGAGGGCCGACCCCACCGCCATCCGCTACGTGGTCCAGCGAATCCTCAGTCAGGGCCAG GAACTGAGACCCAAAGGTGCTGATGTTCGACAGGAGGAACTGGGTGACATGGTGGACAAGGAAATGGCGGCCACCTCCACTGCCATCGAGGAGGCCGTGCTGAGGATGGAC GAAATTTTGAACCAGGCAAGGAGAGATACGTCTGGGTTGAAGCTTGAGGTTAATCAGAG CATCATTGGCTCTTGCTCTGATCTGATGAAG GCGATCCACATGTTGGTGACGGCCGCCACGGATTTGCAGAAGGACATTGTGGAAAGTGGCAGG GGAGCTGCCTCTGTTAAAGAATTCTACGCCAAAAACTCACGCTGGACCGAGGGTCTCATCTCTGCCTCCAAAGCCGTGGGATGGGGAGCCACACAGATgct GGACTCGGCTGATAAAgtggtgacagacagagggaaatatGAGGAGCTGATAGTGTGTTCCCACGAGATCGCCGCCAGCACCGCACAGCTCGTCGCAGCGTCAAAG GTGAAAGCAGACCGCAGTAATAAGAAACTCCAGACGCTGCAGCAGGCCTCTCGTCACGTCAACGACATGGCTGCTGTTGTCGTAACTTCCACAAAGGCTGGCCAGATGCGTTTCGAGGACCACA AAGCTCTGGACTTCTCCAATATATCGCTGATCAAACTGAAGACAGAAGAAATGGAGTCTCAG GTGAAGGTACTGGAACTGGAGAGTCGTTTGGCGAGCGAGCGTGTTCGCCTCGGGGAGCTGAGGAAAAAACACTACGAGCTGTCGGGAATTCCTACGGACCTGTCAGCCAACACGAAGACGGAGAGCTTCGCCAGCGCTCTGCCTTCTACATCACCTGACCTACCCTGGCCCGAACCACCTCCACCCGAAATGCTCTGGCCTGAAGCACCGCTGCCCGAACCCCCCAAACCAGAGCCAACGAAAACCACATCCTCAGTGAGGTCCATCTTCCAGAAGCCTGGTACCCTCCTCAGAAATGCG TATCGTTATTCATTCATGTTGCAGTTACTGCGTAAAATAATCTCTTAA